In one Dermacentor albipictus isolate Rhodes 1998 colony chromosome 4, USDA_Dalb.pri_finalv2, whole genome shotgun sequence genomic region, the following are encoded:
- the LOC139046776 gene encoding uncharacterized protein isoform X2 — MGLGGVFSGSEPTEKDDVDATEKPGVHKVGGGPSPPKTTKANALPKPTAQKTVANIKTSPMPKNTTPTSTPRPTTTPPPKSTPRPTTAPRPTTTPRPTTTPHPTSTHRPTTTPHPTITPRPNTTLRPTLTPRPTTTHRPTTTPRPATTLRPTTTPRPTATTRPSTTPRPTTRPRPTTTPRPTATPRPTTTPRPTTTPRPTTTSTTPTRKPTLFCVYGPRFLSAEVIKQGICEYAVYDASGFDGVLLTVEHHQLLYAFAMAFPSNSRTVAGLSFNSDSPSDPLSTVQRLPIAGVAELQRFVNRVPSFVAMGFLNVNFAPRKVYTLLVAMKVMYEAIRHHANHLLFFGSYIYTTSSGEMLAREAQSIQNLGLVILQTHITPPERTLLAKCTVHLISYKSGRGKRDVPTFDVANDTVDKFRALAGNFSVMLSLSLGVMVYVAKEKVVYGDKNSSGQECERSDVNRHDFLCADKNAQRANVNIAESAFYKIYNKHSRYHFVTWEDMNTIRPKIKDYINRTDGWAIFHPDLDASWNCGFDKDLERVIAISTAVRSRDVG; from the exons AAGATGACGTCGACGCTACTGAAAAGCCGGGAGTTCACAAAGTAGGAGGAG GTCCCTCACCACCGAAGACGACCAAAGCGAATGCACTACCGAAGCCGACAGCTCAGAAAACAGTCGCGAATATTAAAACTTCCCCGATGCCGAAGAATACAACGCCTACCTCTACGCCTCGTCCTACCACTACTCCTCCTCCCAAAAGCACGCCTCGGCCAACTACAGCTCCCCGCCCTACTACTACGCCCCGCCCTACTACAACGCCCCACCCCACTAGTACGCACCGACCTACCACTACGCCTCATCCTACTATAACGCCTCGTCCCAATACAACGCTTCGTCCCACTTTAACACCCCGCCCTACTACAACGCACCGCCCTACAACTACGCCTCGTCCCGCTACAACACTTCGACCCACCACAACGCCTCGGCCCACTGCAACTACTCGGCCCAGTACAACGCCCCGCCCTACCACTAGGCCTCGCCCTACCACGACGCCTCGCCCGACCGCTACGCCTCGTCCTACCACTACGCCTCGCCCTACCACAACGCCTCGTCCTACGACAACCAGTACTACCCCTACGCGCAAGCCTACGCTGTTCTGTGTGTATGGCCCGCGATTTTTGAGCGCTGAGGTCATCAAGCAAGGAATATGCGAGTACGCCGTATACGATGCCTCTGGCTTTGACGGCGTTTTGTTGACTGTGGAGCACCACCAACTGCTTTATGCTTTTGCCATG GCGTTCCCGAGCAACTCCCGCACCGTTGCCGGTTTGAGCTTCAACTCCGACAGCCCGTCGGACCCGCTAAGCACGGTGCAGCGGCTCCCGATAGCTGGAGTTGCAGAATTGCAACGCTTCGTTAATCGAGTACCCTCTTTCGTCGCTATGGGATTCCTCAACGTTAACTTCGCCCCTAGAAAAGTGTACACGCTCCTAGTAGCGATGAAG GTGATGTATGAAGCTATAAGGCATCATGCGAATCATTTGCTCTTTTTCGGATCCTACATATACACCACGAGTTCAGGGGAGATGCTCGCCCGAGAAGCGCAAAGTATACA gAACCTTGGCCTCGTCATCTTGCAGACGCACATCACGCCCCCCGAAAGGACGCTTCTGGCGAAATGCACGGTGCATCTGATTTCGTACAAGTCAGGTCGGGGTAAACGGGACGTGCCCACCTTC GACGTGGCCAATGACACGGTCGACAAATTCAGAGCTCTGGCGGGAAACTTCAGCGTCATGCTCTCATTGTCCCTGGGCGTCATGGTGTACGTGGCGAAGGAGAAAGTCGTTTACGGTGACAAGAATTCCAGCGGTCAAGAATGCGAACGCAGCGACGTGAACCGCCACGATTTCTTGTGCGCAGATAAGAACGCTCAACGCGCTAACGTCAACATCGCAGAATCAGCATTTTATAAGATCTACAACAAGCACAGCAGGTACCACTTCGTTACCTGGGAGGACATGAATACGATAAGGCCCAAG atcAAAGACTACATCAACAGAACTGATGGGTGGGCCATTTTCCATCCCGACTTAGACGCCAGCTGGAATTGCGGTTTCGACAAGGACCTGGAGCGTGTGATTGCCATTTCCACGGCTGTAAGGTCCCGCGATGTAGGATAA
- the LOC139046776 gene encoding uncharacterized protein isoform X3, with product MSEPQERRITRRPFFSCSVSVGDAGSEPTEKDDVDATEKPGVHKVGGGPSPPKTTKANALPKPTAQKTVANIKTSPMPKNTTPTSTPRPTTTPPPKSTPRPTTAPRPTTTPRPTTTPHPTSTHRPTTTPHPTITPRPNTTLRPTLTPRPTTTHRPTTTPRPATTLRPTTTPRPTATTRPSTTPRPTTRPRPTTTPRPTATPRPTTTPRPTTTPRPTTTSTTPTRKPTLFCVYGPRFLSAEVIKQGICEYAVYDASGFDGVLLTVEHHQLLYAFAMAFPSNSRTVAGLSFNSDSPSDPLSTVQRLPIAGVAELQRFVNRVPSFVAMGFLNVNFAPRKVYTLLVAMKVMYEAIRHHANHLLFFGSYIYTTSSGEMLAREAQSIQNLGLVILQTHITPPERTLLAKCTVHLISYKSGRGKRDVPTFIKDYINRTDGWAIFHPDLDASWNCGFDKDLERVIAISTAVRSRDVG from the exons AAGATGACGTCGACGCTACTGAAAAGCCGGGAGTTCACAAAGTAGGAGGAG GTCCCTCACCACCGAAGACGACCAAAGCGAATGCACTACCGAAGCCGACAGCTCAGAAAACAGTCGCGAATATTAAAACTTCCCCGATGCCGAAGAATACAACGCCTACCTCTACGCCTCGTCCTACCACTACTCCTCCTCCCAAAAGCACGCCTCGGCCAACTACAGCTCCCCGCCCTACTACTACGCCCCGCCCTACTACAACGCCCCACCCCACTAGTACGCACCGACCTACCACTACGCCTCATCCTACTATAACGCCTCGTCCCAATACAACGCTTCGTCCCACTTTAACACCCCGCCCTACTACAACGCACCGCCCTACAACTACGCCTCGTCCCGCTACAACACTTCGACCCACCACAACGCCTCGGCCCACTGCAACTACTCGGCCCAGTACAACGCCCCGCCCTACCACTAGGCCTCGCCCTACCACGACGCCTCGCCCGACCGCTACGCCTCGTCCTACCACTACGCCTCGCCCTACCACAACGCCTCGTCCTACGACAACCAGTACTACCCCTACGCGCAAGCCTACGCTGTTCTGTGTGTATGGCCCGCGATTTTTGAGCGCTGAGGTCATCAAGCAAGGAATATGCGAGTACGCCGTATACGATGCCTCTGGCTTTGACGGCGTTTTGTTGACTGTGGAGCACCACCAACTGCTTTATGCTTTTGCCATG GCGTTCCCGAGCAACTCCCGCACCGTTGCCGGTTTGAGCTTCAACTCCGACAGCCCGTCGGACCCGCTAAGCACGGTGCAGCGGCTCCCGATAGCTGGAGTTGCAGAATTGCAACGCTTCGTTAATCGAGTACCCTCTTTCGTCGCTATGGGATTCCTCAACGTTAACTTCGCCCCTAGAAAAGTGTACACGCTCCTAGTAGCGATGAAG GTGATGTATGAAGCTATAAGGCATCATGCGAATCATTTGCTCTTTTTCGGATCCTACATATACACCACGAGTTCAGGGGAGATGCTCGCCCGAGAAGCGCAAAGTATACA gAACCTTGGCCTCGTCATCTTGCAGACGCACATCACGCCCCCCGAAAGGACGCTTCTGGCGAAATGCACGGTGCATCTGATTTCGTACAAGTCAGGTCGGGGTAAACGGGACGTGCCCACCTTC atcAAAGACTACATCAACAGAACTGATGGGTGGGCCATTTTCCATCCCGACTTAGACGCCAGCTGGAATTGCGGTTTCGACAAGGACCTGGAGCGTGTGATTGCCATTTCCACGGCTGTAAGGTCCCGCGATGTAGGATAA
- the LOC139046776 gene encoding uncharacterized protein isoform X1: MSEPQERRITRRPFFSCSVSVGDAGSEPTEKDDVDATEKPGVHKVGGGPSPPKTTKANALPKPTAQKTVANIKTSPMPKNTTPTSTPRPTTTPPPKSTPRPTTAPRPTTTPRPTTTPHPTSTHRPTTTPHPTITPRPNTTLRPTLTPRPTTTHRPTTTPRPATTLRPTTTPRPTATTRPSTTPRPTTRPRPTTTPRPTATPRPTTTPRPTTTPRPTTTSTTPTRKPTLFCVYGPRFLSAEVIKQGICEYAVYDASGFDGVLLTVEHHQLLYAFAMAFPSNSRTVAGLSFNSDSPSDPLSTVQRLPIAGVAELQRFVNRVPSFVAMGFLNVNFAPRKVYTLLVAMKVMYEAIRHHANHLLFFGSYIYTTSSGEMLAREAQSIQNLGLVILQTHITPPERTLLAKCTVHLISYKSGRGKRDVPTFDVANDTVDKFRALAGNFSVMLSLSLGVMVYVAKEKVVYGDKNSSGQECERSDVNRHDFLCADKNAQRANVNIAESAFYKIYNKHSRYHFVTWEDMNTIRPKIKDYINRTDGWAIFHPDLDASWNCGFDKDLERVIAISTAVRSRDVG, translated from the exons AAGATGACGTCGACGCTACTGAAAAGCCGGGAGTTCACAAAGTAGGAGGAG GTCCCTCACCACCGAAGACGACCAAAGCGAATGCACTACCGAAGCCGACAGCTCAGAAAACAGTCGCGAATATTAAAACTTCCCCGATGCCGAAGAATACAACGCCTACCTCTACGCCTCGTCCTACCACTACTCCTCCTCCCAAAAGCACGCCTCGGCCAACTACAGCTCCCCGCCCTACTACTACGCCCCGCCCTACTACAACGCCCCACCCCACTAGTACGCACCGACCTACCACTACGCCTCATCCTACTATAACGCCTCGTCCCAATACAACGCTTCGTCCCACTTTAACACCCCGCCCTACTACAACGCACCGCCCTACAACTACGCCTCGTCCCGCTACAACACTTCGACCCACCACAACGCCTCGGCCCACTGCAACTACTCGGCCCAGTACAACGCCCCGCCCTACCACTAGGCCTCGCCCTACCACGACGCCTCGCCCGACCGCTACGCCTCGTCCTACCACTACGCCTCGCCCTACCACAACGCCTCGTCCTACGACAACCAGTACTACCCCTACGCGCAAGCCTACGCTGTTCTGTGTGTATGGCCCGCGATTTTTGAGCGCTGAGGTCATCAAGCAAGGAATATGCGAGTACGCCGTATACGATGCCTCTGGCTTTGACGGCGTTTTGTTGACTGTGGAGCACCACCAACTGCTTTATGCTTTTGCCATG GCGTTCCCGAGCAACTCCCGCACCGTTGCCGGTTTGAGCTTCAACTCCGACAGCCCGTCGGACCCGCTAAGCACGGTGCAGCGGCTCCCGATAGCTGGAGTTGCAGAATTGCAACGCTTCGTTAATCGAGTACCCTCTTTCGTCGCTATGGGATTCCTCAACGTTAACTTCGCCCCTAGAAAAGTGTACACGCTCCTAGTAGCGATGAAG GTGATGTATGAAGCTATAAGGCATCATGCGAATCATTTGCTCTTTTTCGGATCCTACATATACACCACGAGTTCAGGGGAGATGCTCGCCCGAGAAGCGCAAAGTATACA gAACCTTGGCCTCGTCATCTTGCAGACGCACATCACGCCCCCCGAAAGGACGCTTCTGGCGAAATGCACGGTGCATCTGATTTCGTACAAGTCAGGTCGGGGTAAACGGGACGTGCCCACCTTC GACGTGGCCAATGACACGGTCGACAAATTCAGAGCTCTGGCGGGAAACTTCAGCGTCATGCTCTCATTGTCCCTGGGCGTCATGGTGTACGTGGCGAAGGAGAAAGTCGTTTACGGTGACAAGAATTCCAGCGGTCAAGAATGCGAACGCAGCGACGTGAACCGCCACGATTTCTTGTGCGCAGATAAGAACGCTCAACGCGCTAACGTCAACATCGCAGAATCAGCATTTTATAAGATCTACAACAAGCACAGCAGGTACCACTTCGTTACCTGGGAGGACATGAATACGATAAGGCCCAAG atcAAAGACTACATCAACAGAACTGATGGGTGGGCCATTTTCCATCCCGACTTAGACGCCAGCTGGAATTGCGGTTTCGACAAGGACCTGGAGCGTGTGATTGCCATTTCCACGGCTGTAAGGTCCCGCGATGTAGGATAA